CGTTGCTTGTTCAAGCGGGTAACCGGAAGGACCCTGCTACGGGAGCGGTGAGTCCGCCCATTCATTTATCGACCGCTTATGAACATAAGGGAATCGGGCAATCGACCGGTTATGATTATTCAAGAACAGGGAATCCGACGAGAGCCACGTTAGAGGATGTGTTGGCCGGACTGGAAGAAGGTTATGGTGGATTTGCCTTCAGTTCAGGGATGGCAGCGATTCAGGCCGTTTTGTGCCTTTTCTCTTCAGGGGACGAACTGGTTGTCTCGAAAGATCTCTATGGCGGCAGTTACCGTTTATTTACTCAATATGAGAAGCAGTATGATATGATCTTTCATTTTGTAGATACAAGTGATATTGCAGCCATCACCAATAAAGTGAACGGAAGGACGAGGGCGATTTTTCTTGAAACGCCTACCAACCCGTTGATGAATGAAGCTGATATTTCGGAAGTTGCACACTTTGCGCAGGATAATGGGTTACTTCTGATCGTAGACAATACGTTTTATACTCCGGTTCTGCAGAAGCCATTAACAGATGGGGCAGATATAGTGGTCCACAGCGCCACCAAGTATCTGGGCGGACATAATGATGTATTGGCGGGGGCAGTGATCGTACAGTCCAGGGAGCTCGCTGAAAAAATCTATACGATCCAAAATTCAATCGGATCGGTGTTGGCAC
The nucleotide sequence above comes from Bacillus sp. KH172YL63. Encoded proteins:
- a CDS encoding methionine biosynthesis PLP-dependent protein, with the translated sequence MNVSKHIETLLVQAGNRKDPATGAVSPPIHLSTAYEHKGIGQSTGYDYSRTGNPTRATLEDVLAGLEEGYGGFAFSSGMAAIQAVLCLFSSGDELVVSKDLYGGSYRLFTQYEKQYDMIFHFVDTSDIAAITNKVNGRTRAIFLETPTNPLMNEADISEVAHFAQDNGLLLIVDNTFYTPVLQKPLTDGADIVVHSATKYLGGHNDVLAGAVIVQSRELAEKIYTIQNSIGSVLAPFDCWLLLRGMKTLSLRMRQHEENARALARYLEEHRCVTDVLYPGRGGMLSFRLEKEEWVSPFLQRLKVITFAESLGGVESFITYPATQTHADIPEDERNKLGICNRLLRFSVGIEHIDDLIEDLENVFHQLEKEVHTYE